A window of Microcystis aeruginosa FD4 contains these coding sequences:
- a CDS encoding ABC transporter ATP-binding protein, producing the protein MSLSSSPVSPPVKENDWSLLLRLLPYAKKQKALLFWSLILLFPLSLTGAVQPLIIGQAVSLLQKEQTWDFLAQMPLTAAINTLIIILSVSIILRLILGTTQGYLVQKVGQSITANVREDLFTHVTSLSSSFFDRSPVGRLVTRLTSDVEALGEVFASGAIGVVSDLVNILVIIITMFTLQWQLALLLVLMLFPVTALIIFFQKQYRSANYQVREELSKLNAQLQENVVGVNIVQLFRRERFNAEMFRAINTQYRQSLDQTIFYDSAVSATLEWIGLIAVGGVLWLGGIFILQKTIDFGVLSAFILFSQRLFNPLRQFAEKFTMFQAGFTAIERIGELISIPIEITDPNSSKELYFPEKRQTGEIIFENVWFGYKPDEYIIKALNFTIHPGEKVALVGPTGAGKSSIIRLLCRLYEPSKGRILVDGIDIRYLPQAELRRYIGVILQETFLFAGDVTRNITLGENYDFEQVKAAAKLTNIDHFIEELPDGYHTLLRERGANLSGGQKQLLAFARVAIRNPEILVLDEATASLDVGTEVLIQEALEQILVDRTAIIIAHRLSTIRDVDRILVLKRGELVESGTHEDLLTKDGLYASLYKLQMLGTDI; encoded by the coding sequence ATGAGTCTATCATCCTCACCTGTGTCCCCTCCGGTCAAAGAAAATGACTGGAGCTTATTATTAAGACTACTTCCCTACGCAAAAAAGCAAAAAGCCCTGCTATTTTGGTCATTAATACTTCTTTTTCCCCTATCTCTCACGGGGGCAGTCCAACCCTTAATTATCGGTCAAGCGGTCTCCCTTTTGCAAAAGGAACAAACTTGGGATTTTTTGGCTCAAATGCCCTTAACAGCAGCCATTAATACCCTAATTATTATCCTGTCGGTTTCGATTATTTTACGACTGATTTTAGGGACAACACAAGGTTATCTAGTGCAGAAAGTCGGTCAGTCAATTACTGCTAATGTCCGGGAAGATTTATTTACCCATGTCACCTCCCTTTCCTCTAGTTTTTTTGATCGCTCTCCCGTGGGACGTTTAGTCACTCGTTTAACCAGCGATGTGGAAGCATTAGGAGAAGTTTTTGCTAGTGGGGCGATCGGAGTTGTCAGTGATCTGGTCAATATTTTAGTTATTATCATCACCATGTTTACCTTGCAATGGCAATTAGCTCTATTGTTGGTGTTGATGTTATTTCCCGTCACCGCTTTAATTATCTTTTTTCAAAAACAATACCGCAGCGCTAACTATCAAGTACGCGAGGAATTATCAAAACTTAATGCCCAATTACAGGAAAATGTAGTCGGAGTCAATATTGTTCAATTATTTCGCCGCGAACGCTTTAATGCTGAAATGTTTCGCGCTATCAATACTCAATATCGTCAATCCCTAGATCAAACAATTTTTTATGATTCTGCCGTCTCAGCTACTTTGGAATGGATCGGATTAATTGCCGTGGGAGGAGTATTATGGTTAGGCGGTATTTTTATTCTCCAGAAAACCATTGATTTTGGAGTTTTATCAGCTTTTATTTTATTCTCTCAGCGTCTCTTTAATCCCCTGCGTCAGTTTGCGGAAAAATTTACCATGTTTCAAGCGGGTTTTACTGCTATAGAACGCATTGGTGAATTAATTAGTATTCCCATTGAAATCACCGATCCTAACAGTTCTAAAGAGCTTTATTTTCCAGAAAAACGTCAAACTGGCGAGATTATTTTTGAAAATGTTTGGTTTGGTTATAAACCCGATGAATATATTATCAAAGCTCTCAATTTTACCATTCATCCAGGGGAAAAAGTCGCTTTAGTCGGTCCCACCGGTGCGGGAAAAAGTTCGATTATTCGTCTTCTCTGTCGTCTTTACGAACCGAGTAAGGGCAGAATTCTAGTGGATGGTATCGATATCCGTTATCTTCCCCAAGCGGAATTAAGACGTTATATCGGTGTCATTCTCCAAGAAACTTTTCTCTTTGCTGGCGATGTTACTCGCAATATTACTTTAGGGGAAAATTATGATTTTGAGCAAGTGAAGGCAGCGGCTAAATTAACCAATATCGATCACTTTATCGAGGAGTTACCCGATGGTTATCATACTCTTTTACGGGAACGGGGCGCAAATTTATCGGGAGGACAAAAACAATTACTCGCTTTTGCGAGAGTCGCTATTCGTAACCCCGAAATTCTAGTTTTAGATGAAGCTACCGCTAGTTTAGACGTGGGAACAGAAGTATTAATTCAAGAAGCTTTAGAACAGATTTTAGTTGATCGTACTGCGATTATTATCGCCCATCGTCTCTCGACTATTCGCGATGTCGATCGAATTCTTGTTCTTAAACGCGGGGAATTAGTCGAATCGGGAACCCATGAAGATTTATTAACCAAAGACGGCCTCTACGCTAGTTTATATAAACTGCAAATGTTAGGCACAGATATTTAA
- a CDS encoding phosphotransacetylase family protein encodes MAKSAKSILISSLEPLSGKSGTVVGLAHLLRQKGLEISYGKPVGNCPGYVDGQLVDEDVEFIRQLLELSPEQLRLPLIYTDVDSVAKRLQGADQQDYGNILAGYLDRVNSDITLLEGPGTLWEGSIFQLSMGEMAKILQTPILLVARYSSPLIAESLLKARQELNNQLLGVVISDIPADDWEEVQSLLKPYLAGQGVEVLGLLPASKLLRSISVREIVHLLGAKVLCRPDRLDWMVESLAIGAMNVNAALEYFRKGENMAVITGGDRTDLQLAALETSTTCLILTGSISPEPLILDRAEDLEVPILSVNLDTLTTVEIVDQAFGKIRLQEQVKVACIRELMEEHFQIDRLLEKLTIGA; translated from the coding sequence GTGGCGAAATCAGCCAAATCTATACTTATTTCTTCCCTGGAACCCCTCAGTGGTAAATCGGGAACTGTAGTCGGTTTAGCGCATCTCTTGCGACAAAAAGGACTAGAGATAAGTTACGGCAAACCAGTGGGCAATTGTCCGGGCTACGTCGATGGGCAATTGGTCGATGAGGATGTAGAATTTATCCGGCAATTACTAGAATTATCCCCCGAGCAGCTGCGTTTACCCCTGATCTATACGGATGTGGATTCCGTTGCTAAACGTCTACAAGGTGCAGATCAACAGGACTACGGCAATATTCTTGCGGGCTATCTCGATCGGGTTAACAGTGATATTACCCTCCTCGAAGGGCCGGGGACTCTCTGGGAAGGCAGTATTTTTCAGTTATCAATGGGGGAGATGGCCAAAATTCTCCAGACTCCGATCCTATTGGTGGCCCGCTATAGTTCTCCCCTGATTGCCGAGAGTCTGCTGAAAGCAAGACAGGAATTAAATAATCAGCTGCTGGGGGTAGTGATTAGTGATATCCCTGCCGATGATTGGGAGGAAGTACAATCTCTCCTGAAACCCTATCTCGCTGGCCAAGGGGTGGAAGTTTTAGGACTGTTACCCGCTAGTAAACTGCTGCGTAGTATTAGTGTTCGGGAAATCGTCCATCTTTTGGGGGCCAAAGTATTATGTCGGCCCGATCGTTTGGATTGGATGGTAGAAAGTTTAGCGATCGGGGCAATGAATGTCAACGCCGCTTTAGAATATTTTCGCAAGGGGGAAAATATGGCCGTGATTACGGGTGGCGATCGCACAGACCTACAGTTAGCTGCCCTAGAAACTTCCACCACCTGTTTAATCTTAACCGGTTCCATCTCTCCAGAGCCTCTGATTTTAGACCGGGCCGAGGATTTAGAAGTACCAATTCTCTCGGTAAATTTAGATACTCTCACCACCGTGGAAATCGTCGATCAGGCCTTCGGGAAGATTCGCTTACAGGAACAGGTAAAAGTCGCTTGTATTCGAGAATTAATGGAGGAACATTTCCAGATTGATCGCCTGTTAGAAAAGTTAACAATAGGGGCGTAA
- the ebsA gene encoding type IV pilus biogenesis protein EbsA — MPTIEQLEPANKADVVVYMPYYAKDKHSILPYAIALYQAGSLEGRRRIESSKGIPFVASWYVSKLPSELTRCRLQFEGQADLSYEMTIINSELIEYLIDAIKTFKQLGSADFSQGFYRKLLRFEE, encoded by the coding sequence ATGCCGACTATCGAACAATTAGAACCCGCTAATAAGGCCGATGTGGTAGTATATATGCCCTACTATGCCAAGGACAAACATAGTATCCTGCCCTATGCGATCGCTTTGTATCAAGCAGGATCTTTAGAAGGTCGTCGTCGCATAGAAAGCAGTAAAGGGATTCCCTTTGTAGCGTCTTGGTATGTATCAAAATTGCCCTCGGAATTGACCCGTTGTCGTTTACAATTTGAAGGACAGGCCGACCTAAGCTATGAGATGACGATTATTAACTCCGAGTTGATCGAATATCTCATCGATGCGATTAAAACCTTTAAGCAGCTAGGTTCGGCCGACTTTTCGCAGGGATTTTATCGGAAACTGCTGCGATTTGAAGAATAA
- a CDS encoding GAF domain-containing sensor histidine kinase, whose amino-acid sequence MLFSSPSRTPLSDDFIALCQVQMELLREQMEADRSAVYLTEPLSSNLIPVVVYPPFNPPSPQKKRLSLQPGQPAADLLTAVKLEDLSHLWGNQESVSSHRLFLPLMYEEGMIGLLVTTREKRPWQSWELTQMEKITQTLALACVLDRQLGEERYYRQWQSQRLDTFLHQIRNPLTALKTFGKLLLKRLLAEEGNDPAIAGILRESDRVRDLIAEFEAQIHQESENYPTVDIPLLQAQSSPTAFLLPADSSQLTPIDLHDLLDPLLLSAQAVAKERNIGLETIHGEDIPLIRANVPGLREVFSNLIDNALKYTAAGGKVTVEVKNVKNSVEIVFKDTGYGIPRSDQERIFQRHYRGVQAGGDIGGTGLGLAIAKELITSMGGTIEFISPNPDPTSSPYPGTVFRVSMPIIADDHLSIES is encoded by the coding sequence ATGCTCTTCTCCTCCCCCTCCCGGACGCCCCTTAGTGATGATTTTATTGCCCTTTGTCAAGTGCAGATGGAACTTTTGCGGGAGCAAATGGAAGCTGACAGAAGTGCGGTTTATTTAACCGAACCTTTATCGAGTAATTTAATCCCAGTCGTTGTTTATCCGCCTTTTAATCCCCCTTCTCCCCAAAAAAAGCGGCTTTCCTTACAACCGGGGCAACCGGCGGCAGACTTGTTAACTGCGGTTAAGTTAGAAGATTTGTCCCACCTCTGGGGTAATCAGGAGAGCGTCAGCAGTCATCGCTTGTTTTTACCCTTAATGTATGAAGAGGGCATGATCGGATTATTGGTGACAACCAGAGAAAAACGACCTTGGCAAAGCTGGGAATTAACCCAGATGGAAAAAATCACCCAAACCCTCGCTTTAGCCTGTGTACTTGATCGCCAATTGGGGGAAGAACGTTATTATCGACAATGGCAAAGTCAGCGCCTCGATACCTTTCTCCATCAAATCCGCAATCCCCTCACCGCTTTAAAAACCTTTGGTAAACTTCTGCTCAAAAGACTTTTAGCCGAAGAAGGTAACGATCCCGCCATTGCTGGTATCCTGAGGGAAAGCGATCGAGTTCGGGACTTAATCGCCGAATTTGAGGCACAAATCCACCAAGAAAGCGAAAATTACCCCACTGTCGATATTCCTCTCCTGCAAGCGCAATCTTCCCCCACCGCCTTTCTCTTGCCTGCTGACAGCAGCCAACTAACTCCGATCGATCTCCATGATCTTCTCGATCCGCTGCTCCTTTCCGCCCAAGCGGTAGCCAAAGAGAGAAATATCGGTCTAGAAACGATTCACGGGGAAGACATACCACTTATTCGCGCCAATGTCCCCGGTTTGCGGGAAGTATTCAGCAATTTAATTGATAATGCCCTCAAATATACTGCTGCCGGCGGCAAAGTCACCGTCGAGGTAAAAAATGTTAAGAATAGTGTAGAAATTGTTTTTAAAGACACGGGTTATGGTATTCCGAGGAGCGATCAAGAAAGAATTTTTCAACGTCACTACCGGGGAGTGCAAGCGGGGGGAGATATAGGGGGTACGGGATTGGGTTTAGCGATCGCCAAAGAATTAATTACCAGCATGGGGGGGACGATTGAATTTATCAGTCCCAATCCCGATCCAACAAGTTCCCCCTACCCTGGCACGGTTTTTCGGGTTAGTATGCCGATTATAGCCGATGATCACCTCAGTATAGAAAGTTGA
- a CDS encoding DUF3155 domain-containing protein, giving the protein MARKRKRKSRRRQEGRKILELVPQYSIESGEDKPVTAARKYIQAIGISPPALLIVKRNEHTTDRYFWAEKGLFGAQYVEENHFLFPSLRDLQPQPVKAPVAVAK; this is encoded by the coding sequence TTGGCCAGAAAACGGAAACGTAAAAGTCGCCGTCGTCAAGAAGGACGTAAGATACTTGAACTTGTACCCCAGTATAGTATTGAAAGTGGCGAGGATAAACCCGTAACTGCGGCGCGTAAGTATATTCAAGCTATAGGCATTAGCCCACCAGCTTTATTGATTGTCAAGCGTAACGAGCATACAACTGATCGCTATTTCTGGGCTGAAAAAGGACTGTTTGGAGCGCAATATGTGGAGGAAAACCACTTCCTTTTCCCCAGTTTGCGCGACCTGCAGCCCCAACCCGTCAAAGCACCAGTAGCAGTTGCTAAGTAA
- a CDS encoding S8 family serine peptidase — protein sequence MIDNFTSNDLYNCIDSLDSSGFQKFLAGNKSSIFPSTTNLATSLFKEEVASLDLNLTTLDNAGNTLATARDITIGETPSTYSDFVGSTDTNDYYRFSLGTSSNFSLNLTGLSADADVSLLDSNGNEITSSINGSNDSESITGQLNAGTYYVWVYPYSGSTNYDLSLAAASVVIPDNAGNTLATARDITIGATPSTYSDFVGFTDTNDYYRFSLGTSSNFSLSLTGLSADADVSLLDSNGSVIARSTNGSNISESITGQLNAGTYFVRVYPYSGSTNYNLTLSATTTPVVPGYSAISGYGLVNAAGAVAGALNQSPFADVPTFGGANDWGVNLVNAPEAWARGYTGQGVIVAVLDTGVDRNHADLAANIWTNAGEIANDGLDNDGNGYVDDVYGWNFANGNNNTLDVNGHGSHVAGTIAAGNNGFGATGVAYNARIMPVKVLSDSGSGSYSGVAQGIRYAVDNGADVINMSLGGGSTNSEVQAALQYASSRSVIVVMAAGNGGAAQPGYPAVNATSWGLAVGAVNSSNQMASFSNRAGSNSSMRYVTAPGVQVYSTLPNGGYGFLSGTSMAAPHVAGVVALMLNANPNLTDAQVRQIITATAGNVA from the coding sequence ATGATAGATAACTTTACTAGCAACGACCTCTATAACTGTATAGATAGTCTAGATTCCTCAGGTTTTCAGAAATTCCTAGCGGGGAATAAGTCATCAATTTTTCCCTCCACCACTAATCTAGCCACATCTCTTTTCAAAGAAGAAGTAGCGAGCCTTGATCTTAATCTTACTACCTTAGATAACGCCGGTAATACCTTAGCAACGGCCCGTGATATCACCATTGGAGAAACTCCTAGCACCTACAGCGATTTTGTTGGTTCTACAGACACCAATGATTACTATCGTTTTAGTTTAGGAACCAGTAGCAACTTTAGCCTGAATTTAACAGGATTAAGTGCCGATGCTGATGTGTCCTTATTAGATAGTAATGGCAATGAGATTACTAGCTCCATTAATGGCAGTAACGATAGTGAGAGTATTACTGGTCAACTGAATGCGGGTACTTACTATGTTTGGGTTTATCCCTACAGTGGCAGCACTAACTATGACTTAAGTTTAGCTGCCGCTTCTGTAGTGATTCCTGATAATGCCGGTAATACCTTAGCAACGGCGCGTGATATCACCATTGGAGCAACTCCTAGCACCTACAGCGATTTTGTTGGTTTTACAGACACCAATGATTACTATCGTTTTAGTTTAGGAACCAGTAGCAACTTTAGCCTGAGTTTAACGGGATTAAGTGCCGATGCTGATGTGTCCTTGTTAGATAGTAATGGCAGTGTGATTGCTAGATCCACTAATGGCAGTAACATCAGTGAGAGTATTACTGGTCAACTGAATGCGGGTACTTACTTTGTCCGGGTTTATCCCTACAGTGGCAGTACTAACTATAACTTAACCCTGTCGGCAACCACAACCCCAGTTGTACCCGGATATAGTGCCATTTCAGGATACGGTTTAGTTAATGCTGCGGGAGCCGTCGCCGGAGCCTTGAATCAAAGTCCTTTTGCCGATGTTCCCACTTTTGGTGGTGCTAATGACTGGGGGGTTAACTTAGTTAATGCTCCCGAAGCGTGGGCAAGAGGTTATACAGGACAAGGAGTCATCGTTGCTGTACTAGATACAGGAGTTGACCGCAATCATGCCGACTTAGCGGCCAATATTTGGACGAATGCGGGCGAAATTGCCAATGATGGTCTTGATAACGATGGCAACGGTTACGTTGATGACGTTTATGGCTGGAACTTTGCCAATGGCAATAATAACACTTTAGATGTTAACGGCCATGGTAGCCATGTGGCGGGAACCATTGCTGCTGGTAATAATGGTTTCGGGGCCACTGGTGTGGCCTACAATGCCAGAATTATGCCGGTGAAAGTTTTGAGCGATTCTGGTAGTGGCAGCTATAGTGGCGTTGCCCAAGGCATTCGCTATGCGGTAGATAACGGTGCTGATGTGATTAATATGAGTTTGGGAGGTGGTAGCACTAACAGTGAGGTTCAAGCAGCCCTCCAGTATGCCAGCAGTCGCAGTGTTATCGTGGTTATGGCCGCCGGTAATGGGGGGGCAGCTCAACCCGGTTATCCCGCTGTCAATGCCACCTCTTGGGGTCTTGCCGTCGGTGCTGTTAATAGTTCTAACCAGATGGCTTCCTTCTCCAATCGTGCTGGTTCCAATTCTTCGATGCGGTATGTCACCGCCCCTGGTGTACAAGTGTATTCTACTCTCCCTAATGGTGGCTATGGTTTCTTGAGTGGAACCTCCATGGCAGCACCTCATGTGGCCGGAGTGGTGGCCTTAATGTTGAATGCCAATCCTAATCTGACCGATGCTCAAGTGCGTCAAATTATTACGGCCACAGCAGGTAATGTCGCCTAA
- a CDS encoding response regulator transcription factor — protein MVSIHISIVEGNPHLRSLLAWHLQQAGYLVNQSATLQSARQAFLHRQPTLAIIDSDLPDGDGIELCRWLYQQKQSLILILSARNSEKDVVNGLKAGADDYLRKPFGMQEFMARVEVLTRRLGSRAAPLHLDYGELKIDLAQRRVQFREEYIELTPQEFSLLYVLAQAEGTPLSRADLLRRAWPEEIDNPRTIDTHVLSLRKKIETDPRQPNLIQTVRNVGYRFNLEMLAEMTSALEANIIAPTKGNHNGHSMSKIPAHNVSR, from the coding sequence GTGGTATCGATCCATATTTCTATTGTTGAGGGCAACCCGCACTTGCGATCGCTATTAGCTTGGCATCTGCAACAGGCCGGTTATTTGGTTAATCAATCGGCAACCCTGCAAAGTGCGCGTCAAGCTTTCCTTCATCGTCAACCAACCTTAGCAATTATCGATTCCGACTTGCCAGATGGGGATGGAATCGAACTTTGCCGTTGGCTTTATCAACAAAAACAGTCTTTAATACTGATTCTATCGGCCCGCAATAGCGAAAAAGATGTGGTCAATGGTTTAAAAGCAGGGGCCGACGACTACCTGAGAAAGCCCTTTGGAATGCAAGAATTTATGGCTAGGGTAGAAGTGTTAACTCGTCGTTTAGGCAGTAGGGCTGCTCCCCTACACTTGGATTATGGGGAATTAAAAATAGATTTAGCCCAAAGACGGGTACAATTTCGCGAGGAATATATCGAATTAACCCCCCAAGAGTTTAGCCTACTCTACGTTTTAGCCCAAGCGGAGGGAACACCCCTATCAAGAGCCGATTTGCTGCGTCGTGCCTGGCCTGAGGAAATTGATAACCCCCGGACAATTGATACCCATGTTCTCTCTCTGCGGAAAAAAATCGAAACCGATCCCAGGCAACCTAATTTAATTCAAACCGTCCGCAACGTCGGCTATCGTTTCAATCTAGAAATGTTGGCCGAGATGACTTCAGCTTTAGAAGCTAATATTATTGCCCCCACCAAAGGCAATCATAACGGTCATTCCATGAGTAAAATTCCCGCTCACAATGTTAGTCGTTAA
- the ftsH gene encoding ATP-dependent zinc metalloprotease FtsH has protein sequence MDQKSPLTVVRAKSAKNLGNRPVWKGIVTTWMILQTFSHVTPAWSQKNQNTLTYGELLEKIDQGKVKKVEINPSLQQAAVTLVGQTDKDTPKEVNLFDQNPELIKKLDAQKIEYGILPSTDNSALINVLTNLLVIILVLGLLVFIIRRSANASGQAMNFGKSRARFQMEAKTGIEFNDVAGVDEAKEDLEEVVTFLKQPEKFTAIGAKIPKGVLLIGPPGTGKTLLAKAIAGEAGVPFFSISGSEFVEMFVGVGASRVRDLFRKAQENAPCLVFIDEIDAVGRQRGIGYGGGNDEREQTLNQLLTEMDGFEGNTGIIVIAATNRPDVLDSALLRPGRFDRQVVVDYPDCKGRLAILEVHSRDKKVAADVALEAIARRTPGFTGADLANMLNEAAIFTARRRKEAITMAEVNDAIDRIVAGMEGRALVDSKAKRLIAYHEVGHAIVGTLCPGHDQVEKVTLIPRGQAQGLTWFTPDEEQGLTSRSQLLARIAGLLGGRVAEECVFGEDEVTTGAGSDIEKITYLARQMVTRLGMSELGLIALEEEGNSYLGGAGAGYHPDHSFAMMAKIDAQVRELVKQCHDLATKLILDHRVAIDRLVDILIEQETIDGDEFRRLLTEFQQQADRSMVTTV, from the coding sequence ATGGATCAAAAATCTCCACTCACCGTAGTTAGAGCCAAGTCAGCTAAGAATCTTGGTAATCGGCCAGTATGGAAAGGGATTGTCACCACTTGGATGATTCTGCAAACCTTTAGCCATGTCACTCCTGCTTGGAGTCAAAAAAACCAAAATACCCTCACCTACGGTGAATTGTTAGAGAAAATCGACCAAGGAAAGGTAAAAAAGGTCGAAATCAATCCTTCTTTGCAGCAGGCAGCAGTTACCCTCGTCGGTCAAACGGACAAGGATACCCCGAAAGAAGTCAATTTATTTGACCAAAATCCCGAATTAATCAAGAAACTCGATGCTCAAAAAATTGAGTACGGCATTCTCCCCAGCACTGACAATTCGGCCTTGATCAATGTTCTCACTAACCTGTTAGTGATTATTCTCGTCTTGGGATTATTGGTGTTTATTATCCGTCGTTCTGCCAATGCTTCCGGTCAAGCGATGAACTTCGGTAAATCAAGGGCGCGGTTTCAGATGGAGGCAAAAACTGGCATAGAATTCAATGATGTGGCGGGTGTGGATGAGGCCAAGGAAGATCTAGAGGAAGTGGTGACATTCCTCAAACAACCGGAAAAATTTACGGCGATTGGCGCAAAAATCCCGAAAGGAGTCCTGTTAATTGGGCCTCCGGGGACGGGAAAAACTTTACTGGCTAAAGCGATCGCAGGAGAGGCGGGAGTGCCTTTTTTCAGCATCTCTGGGTCGGAATTTGTGGAGATGTTCGTCGGGGTTGGTGCGTCGCGAGTGCGAGATCTGTTCCGAAAAGCTCAGGAAAATGCCCCTTGTTTGGTTTTTATCGATGAAATTGATGCCGTTGGTCGTCAACGAGGGATCGGTTATGGGGGAGGTAATGATGAACGGGAACAAACCCTGAACCAATTATTGACGGAAATGGACGGTTTTGAAGGAAATACTGGCATTATCGTCATTGCCGCCACCAACCGCCCTGATGTTTTGGATTCGGCCTTGCTGCGTCCGGGTCGTTTTGATCGACAGGTAGTGGTGGATTATCCAGATTGTAAGGGACGTTTGGCCATTTTAGAGGTTCATTCTCGCGATAAAAAGGTGGCTGCGGATGTGGCTCTGGAGGCGATCGCCCGTCGCACCCCCGGTTTTACTGGGGCAGATTTGGCTAATATGCTCAACGAAGCGGCGATTTTTACCGCTAGACGGCGCAAAGAGGCGATTACCATGGCGGAAGTCAACGATGCGATCGATCGGATTGTGGCCGGTATGGAAGGGCGCGCTTTAGTCGATAGTAAAGCCAAGCGTTTGATCGCCTATCATGAAGTCGGCCATGCGATTGTCGGTACTCTCTGTCCCGGCCACGATCAAGTGGAAAAAGTCACTCTGATTCCCCGGGGTCAAGCGCAGGGGTTAACTTGGTTCACTCCCGATGAAGAACAGGGTTTAACCAGTCGCTCCCAGTTATTAGCGCGAATTGCGGGTTTATTAGGGGGAAGAGTGGCGGAGGAATGTGTCTTCGGTGAGGATGAAGTGACCACCGGCGCTGGTAGTGATATTGAAAAAATTACCTATCTGGCCCGACAGATGGTAACGCGTCTGGGAATGTCGGAATTGGGATTGATTGCCCTAGAGGAGGAGGGTAATTCCTATCTCGGTGGTGCTGGTGCTGGTTATCATCCCGACCATTCTTTTGCGATGATGGCGAAAATTGACGCACAAGTACGAGAACTTGTCAAGCAATGCCACGATTTAGCAACAAAACTTATCCTTGACCATCGTGTGGCGATTGATCGCTTGGTGGATATACTGATTGAACAGGAAACCATTGACGGCGACGAATTCCGGCGTTTATTGACGGAATTTCAGCAACAAGCAGATCGGTCAATGGTGACTACGGTTTAA
- the rimP gene encoding ribosome maturation factor RimP, with amino-acid sequence MTHPLIPDLLHLATPIAENLGLEVVDIVFQTNKRPPVLRVDIRNLGGDTGLEDCEQMSRALETALDSQEVLPGAYVLEISSPGISRQLSSEREFQSFKGFAVIVTGQDSQGKPQEWRGKLQGRDEQSIYLNQKGRSLTIDRTTVISVRLDEQRDHQ; translated from the coding sequence ATGACCCATCCGCTCATCCCCGACCTGCTGCACCTAGCCACCCCTATCGCTGAAAACTTGGGGCTAGAAGTGGTCGATATTGTTTTCCAAACCAATAAAAGGCCTCCCGTCCTGCGCGTCGATATTCGCAATCTGGGGGGAGATACGGGTTTAGAGGACTGTGAGCAGATGAGTCGGGCCTTAGAAACCGCCCTCGACAGTCAAGAAGTCTTACCGGGGGCCTACGTTTTAGAAATATCTAGCCCCGGCATTTCTCGACAACTGAGCAGTGAGCGCGAATTTCAGTCTTTTAAAGGTTTTGCCGTCATCGTTACCGGCCAAGATAGCCAGGGAAAACCGCAAGAATGGCGCGGAAAACTGCAAGGTAGAGATGAGCAATCTATTTATCTTAACCAAAAAGGTCGCTCCCTGACCATCGATCGCACTACCGTCATCAGCGTCCGTTTAGATGAGCAGCGGGATCATCAGTAA